A single Parabacteroides timonensis DNA region contains:
- a CDS encoding DUF3945 domain-containing protein, giving the protein MEQKKKEQDVLIVRDEKTGEIGVVAGLKRDGTPNMKAAKAENAQDFLRFDRHGDVLDNFFANFYRQCKEPKRFGFYRVAAEGADKVIEVLKELLKNPEQNKELLAPHKVDTTKYEQAAEQQQTPQEGEAQPAPAEETEQQADETTQQAEQSPAEEQANDKGYKPIDDSRLDRAEVAERWGIDLAALEQSGDLERMRHYGKSQLVECNPDFGGVRVPMQARLSLRENPDGTVSIVPHPIRREPNLDEYRNVKFTPEDQENLKKTGNLGRIAEVVDPATGELIPSFISIDRITNETVSVPVKAIRIPDEVKGVLLTKEQKEALAEGKGVYVEGMTAKSGKKFNATLQINADKRGLDFHFGGQKKAQRQEQTQAPDGAPQQRRLRIGKTLLGVEVKPEYKAGWEQNKWVYIEGMTDKKGQKFNAYVRPNHEKAKYDFSRKRPEQSQIYEVKPDNASRTQVAVNSEGKTDEATKHIGEPLQRGQAAPANEEQQRRQQNANKPRMHM; this is encoded by the coding sequence ATGGAACAAAAAAAGAAAGAACAGGATGTTCTGATCGTCAGGGACGAGAAGACAGGCGAGATCGGCGTTGTCGCGGGATTGAAACGCGACGGCACGCCGAACATGAAAGCCGCCAAAGCGGAGAACGCGCAGGATTTTCTGCGTTTCGACCGCCACGGCGACGTGCTGGATAACTTTTTCGCAAACTTCTACCGCCAATGCAAGGAGCCGAAGCGCTTCGGCTTTTACCGCGTCGCGGCGGAGGGAGCGGACAAGGTCATCGAGGTGCTGAAAGAGCTGCTGAAGAACCCGGAGCAGAACAAAGAGCTGCTCGCCCCGCACAAGGTCGATACGACCAAGTACGAGCAGGCCGCCGAGCAGCAACAGACGCCGCAGGAGGGCGAGGCGCAACCTGCCCCCGCCGAAGAAACGGAACAACAGGCCGACGAAACGACGCAGCAGGCCGAACAGTCGCCTGCCGAGGAGCAGGCCAACGACAAAGGCTACAAACCCATCGACGACAGCCGCCTCGACCGGGCGGAGGTTGCCGAACGCTGGGGCATCGACCTCGCAGCATTGGAGCAGTCGGGTGATCTGGAGCGTATGCGTCATTACGGCAAGTCGCAGCTTGTGGAGTGCAACCCCGATTTCGGCGGCGTGCGCGTGCCGATGCAGGCGCGGTTGTCGCTGCGTGAGAATCCCGACGGCACGGTGTCGATTGTTCCGCACCCGATCCGCCGCGAGCCGAACCTCGACGAATACCGGAATGTGAAGTTCACGCCGGAGGATCAGGAAAATCTGAAAAAGACGGGCAACCTCGGACGAATAGCCGAGGTCGTCGATCCTGCCACGGGTGAGCTTATTCCCTCCTTTATCAGCATCGACCGGATTACCAACGAGACGGTATCCGTTCCCGTCAAGGCCATCCGCATCCCCGACGAGGTGAAAGGCGTGCTGCTTACCAAAGAACAGAAAGAGGCGCTGGCCGAAGGAAAAGGCGTCTATGTGGAGGGCATGACGGCCAAGAGCGGCAAGAAGTTCAACGCCACGCTTCAAATCAATGCCGACAAACGGGGGCTGGACTTTCATTTCGGCGGTCAGAAGAAAGCGCAGCGACAGGAGCAGACGCAAGCGCCTGACGGTGCGCCGCAGCAGCGTCGTCTGCGGATCGGTAAAACCCTGCTCGGCGTGGAGGTCAAACCGGAGTATAAAGCAGGCTGGGAGCAGAACAAATGGGTGTACATAGAGGGCATGACCGACAAGAAAGGCCAAAAGTTCAACGCCTACGTGCGTCCGAACCACGAAAAGGCAAAGTACGATTTCAGCCGCAAAAGGCCGGAGCAGTCGCAAATCTACGAGGTGAAGCCCGACAATGCCTCCCGAACGCAGGTTGCCGTCAATTCCGAAGGCAAAACCGACGAGGCGACCAAGCATATCGGCGAGCCGCTGCAACGGGGGCAGGCAGCACCCGCCAACGAGGAGCAGCAGCGCAGGCAGCAGAATGCGAACAAACCCCGGATGCACATGTAG
- a CDS encoding helix-turn-helix domain-containing protein has translation MGLLETEIFEMWMERIMERFDRHERLLASLTGKEVKEVKYLDGERLLDNQDLCQLLQASKRSLQRYRSSGTLRYQMLWHKIYYKESDVQEFLKNHFDEFAGCRKVEKRGG, from the coding sequence ATGGGATTGCTGGAAACGGAAATTTTCGAGATGTGGATGGAGCGGATCATGGAACGCTTCGACCGCCACGAACGGCTGCTCGCCTCGCTTACGGGCAAGGAAGTCAAGGAGGTGAAATATTTGGACGGCGAGCGGCTGTTGGATAATCAGGACTTGTGCCAGCTCTTGCAGGCGAGCAAACGCTCGCTGCAACGCTACCGGAGTTCAGGCACGCTGCGCTACCAGATGCTATGGCATAAAATCTATTACAAGGAATCGGACGTGCAGGAGTTCCTGAAAAATCATTTCGACGAGTTCGCGGGCTGCCGCAAGGTCGAGAAGAGAGGAGGTTGA
- a CDS encoding helix-turn-helix domain-containing protein, translating to MEIITMESTAYKELVEKIDRIAGYVRESERTKKKDMPEMWLNREQVMSLLGISRRTLQRLRDSKRIEYAIFRGACRYRLSEVERLVEESVIDGNPQRIEDFKRNYLLRTGGQKKKG from the coding sequence ATGGAAATCATCACGATGGAAAGCACCGCTTATAAAGAGCTGGTAGAAAAGATAGACCGTATCGCGGGGTATGTCCGCGAGAGTGAGCGCACGAAAAAGAAGGATATGCCGGAGATGTGGTTGAACCGCGAGCAGGTCATGTCGCTGCTGGGCATCAGCCGCCGCACGCTGCAACGGCTTCGGGACAGCAAGCGTATCGAATACGCGATTTTCCGGGGTGCGTGCCGCTACCGCCTCTCGGAAGTGGAACGGCTGGTCGAGGAATCGGTTATCGACGGCAACCCGCAACGGATCGAGGACTTCAAACGAAACTACCTGCTGCGCACGGGCGGTCAAAAGAAGAAAGGGTAA
- a CDS encoding helix-turn-helix domain-containing protein: MEIVIIEKKTFEALLSGVETLTGKVGALCRRCSDKRMQKWLDGEDVCRLLRISPRTLQTLRDNRIIGCTQVNRKFYYKPEEVERVLPVIGRFRTERDNIP, encoded by the coding sequence ATGGAAATAGTAATTATCGAGAAGAAAACCTTTGAAGCGCTCCTTTCCGGTGTGGAAACACTTACCGGAAAAGTCGGCGCTTTATGCCGCCGATGCAGCGACAAACGGATGCAAAAGTGGCTCGACGGCGAGGACGTATGCCGCCTGCTGCGCATAAGCCCCCGCACCCTGCAAACGCTGCGCGATAACCGGATAATCGGGTGTACGCAGGTAAACCGCAAGTTCTATTACAAGCCGGAGGAGGTCGAACGGGTTTTACCCGTTATCGGTCGTTTCCGCACCGAGAGGGATAACATCCCCTGA
- a CDS encoding helix-turn-helix domain-containing protein: protein MNDNNVITADDERIAAALYALQKGAKNVSKLMENFHPPLDGERYLTDKEVSERLKVSRRTLQEYRNERKIPFILFGGKVLYRETDIEKMLAENYRDAIR from the coding sequence ATGAATGACAATAATGTAATTACGGCGGATGACGAACGCATCGCAGCGGCGCTGTATGCCTTACAGAAAGGTGCAAAGAATGTGAGTAAACTCATGGAGAACTTTCATCCGCCGCTTGACGGCGAAAGGTATTTAACCGACAAGGAAGTGTCGGAAAGGCTTAAAGTAAGCCGCCGCACCTTGCAGGAGTATCGCAACGAGAGGAAAATACCCTTTATCCTCTTTGGCGGAAAAGTCCTGTACCGTGAAACGGACATCGAAAAAATGCTTGCGGAAAATTACCGCGACGCTATCCGCTAA
- a CDS encoding site-specific integrase: MKSTFSTIFYLKRQAVKQDGTTPIMGRITVDGTQTQFSCKLSIDAKLWDTKTGRATGRSTAALETNRMLDKIRVKINAHYQEIMDRDNFVTAEKVKNAFSGLEHRQNTLLKIFEKHNEDYEKYFNAGMKSKSSYQKYQTVYKHLKEFLHQRYHLSDIALKELTPAFIKDFDMFLRVDKHCCNNTVWIYTCPLRTMVSIAINNGWLTRDPFHDYEVKKEETLPLCLDKDEIHLLLTTPMRNANQELIRDLYLFCIFTGLAYIDLFNLSEDDLYRSSDGHLWINLARQKTGVVSNIRLLDIPLKLIEKYKDLAPEGKLFPVPSYSVCLYNIQNPIAKRCGITKHLTWHVSRHTMATEICLSNHVPIETVSSILGHKSIKTTQIYAKVTKEKMKHDMENLSLCLENINEYANAVI, from the coding sequence ATGAAGAGTACATTTTCAACGATTTTCTATCTGAAAAGACAGGCAGTAAAGCAAGACGGTACAACCCCTATCATGGGACGCATCACAGTGGACGGTACGCAAACCCAATTCAGTTGTAAACTTTCCATTGACGCCAAGTTATGGGACACGAAGACCGGACGTGCAACAGGTCGCAGCACGGCTGCGCTGGAGACAAACCGTATGTTGGATAAGATACGGGTAAAAATCAATGCGCATTATCAGGAAATTATGGATCGTGATAATTTCGTCACGGCTGAAAAGGTAAAGAATGCGTTTTCAGGTCTTGAACACCGCCAAAACACCCTGCTTAAAATCTTCGAGAAGCATAACGAAGATTATGAGAAATACTTTAATGCCGGGATGAAATCGAAATCGAGTTACCAAAAGTATCAAACGGTTTATAAACACCTGAAAGAATTTTTGCACCAGCGTTATCATTTGAGCGATATAGCTCTGAAAGAATTAACCCCCGCTTTTATTAAGGACTTCGATATGTTCCTGCGTGTAGATAAGCATTGCTGCAACAATACCGTATGGATTTATACATGTCCGCTCCGTACAATGGTATCTATTGCAATCAATAACGGTTGGCTCACGCGCGATCCGTTTCACGATTACGAAGTAAAGAAAGAGGAAACCCTTCCGTTGTGTCTGGACAAGGATGAAATTCATCTGCTGCTGACTACGCCGATGAGAAACGCCAACCAAGAGCTAATCCGCGATTTGTACCTGTTCTGTATATTCACGGGGCTTGCTTACATAGATTTATTCAATCTTTCAGAAGACGACTTGTACCGCTCTTCCGACGGGCATTTATGGATAAACCTCGCCCGACAAAAAACAGGAGTAGTTTCCAACATCCGTTTGCTGGATATTCCGTTGAAACTTATCGAGAAATATAAAGACCTCGCACCGGAAGGGAAACTTTTCCCCGTACCGAGTTATAGCGTGTGCCTTTATAATATCCAAAATCCGATAGCCAAACGGTGCGGCATTACCAAACATCTTACGTGGCACGTATCACGCCACACGATGGCAACGGAAATCTGCCTTTCCAATCATGTGCCTATCGAAACGGTCAGTTCGATATTGGGGCACAAGAGCATCAAAACGACACAAATTTACGCCAAAGTAACCAAAGAAAAGATGAAGCATGATATGGAAAATCTGTCGCTTTGTCTGGAGAATATAAATGAATATGCAAACGCAGTTATCTAA
- a CDS encoding ABC transporter ATP-binding protein: MGKYWQILKRYKVGLLISPLLVLITVLCETVQPMFMAEIIDNGVMPRDLSVITRIGTYMVLVSVGGLLVSIVNTYISSRIGIGFGTDLRGTLFNKIQQLSFFDIDKFSSASLVTRLTSDISRIQQIVLMSMRLLLRSPLMLVMAVFFVVSINKQLALVLIAAIPILGGSVYLILSKGFPYFLKVQQKVDQLNGVVRENLINIRVVKSFVREDFETDKFVKSSEELRDMVIRASNIVVSIFPVMQLVMNLSILSILWLGGQKVMDGELKVGELISFVNYVFQVLMSLMMLSMVIMSYSRASASSKRIMEVLDTEPSLTNTREGLQNKHRVEKGEVTFNDVSFRYIGGENDILQHISFRAEPGETIALVGATGSAKSSLVQLIPRLYDVTAGEIRIDNIPIKDYNLDELHQGIGMVLQKNELFTGTIVENLKWGKPDASMEEIEEATRAAEAHDFIQSFTDGYNTLLGRGGINLSGGQKQRICIARALLRKPKILILDDSTSAVDTETELKIRNNLNALLHDTTVFIITQRINTMQSADRVIVLEDGEINAIGTPDELIETSTVYQEIYHSQQVLL, translated from the coding sequence ATGGGAAAATACTGGCAAATTCTTAAACGATATAAAGTGGGATTGTTGATCAGCCCGCTTCTTGTACTGATCACTGTGCTGTGTGAAACGGTTCAGCCGATGTTCATGGCTGAAATCATTGACAACGGGGTCATGCCGCGTGACCTGTCGGTTATTACCCGGATCGGGACCTATATGGTGTTAGTATCCGTCGGGGGATTATTAGTCAGTATTGTGAATACTTACATTTCCTCCCGCATCGGAATCGGCTTCGGTACAGATCTACGGGGAACACTCTTCAATAAAATACAACAACTATCCTTTTTCGATATCGACAAATTCAGTTCAGCTTCGCTTGTCACAAGGCTTACTAGCGATATATCCCGCATACAACAGATCGTACTGATGTCGATGAGACTTTTATTACGCTCTCCACTGATGCTTGTTATGGCCGTTTTCTTTGTCGTCAGCATCAATAAACAACTGGCATTGGTCCTGATAGCAGCTATCCCGATCCTCGGAGGAAGTGTATACCTGATCCTGAGTAAAGGATTTCCTTATTTCCTGAAAGTCCAGCAGAAAGTAGACCAACTGAATGGCGTGGTCAGGGAAAACCTCATCAATATCCGTGTCGTCAAATCTTTTGTCAGGGAAGATTTTGAGACGGATAAATTCGTCAAAAGCAGCGAAGAACTGCGCGATATGGTGATCCGTGCCTCCAACATCGTCGTTTCCATCTTTCCGGTCATGCAGTTAGTCATGAATTTATCCATACTGTCCATCCTCTGGCTGGGCGGACAAAAGGTGATGGACGGCGAACTGAAGGTAGGCGAACTGATCTCATTCGTCAATTACGTTTTCCAGGTACTGATGTCATTGATGATGCTCTCAATGGTCATTATGTCGTACTCCCGCGCTTCCGCTTCCTCTAAACGGATCATGGAAGTGCTCGATACGGAACCCTCCCTGACAAACACCCGGGAAGGACTTCAAAACAAACACCGGGTAGAGAAAGGAGAAGTGACATTTAATGATGTCAGTTTCCGTTACATCGGTGGAGAAAATGACATTCTACAGCATATCAGCTTCCGGGCCGAACCCGGCGAAACGATTGCGCTGGTCGGTGCTACCGGCTCTGCCAAAAGCTCCCTGGTACAACTGATACCACGGTTATACGATGTTACCGCCGGAGAAATCCGGATTGACAATATCCCGATAAAAGACTATAACCTGGATGAACTTCACCAGGGGATCGGCATGGTCCTTCAAAAAAACGAACTATTCACCGGAACGATCGTCGAGAACCTCAAATGGGGAAAACCCGACGCATCGATGGAAGAGATAGAAGAAGCCACCCGTGCCGCCGAAGCACACGATTTTATCCAGTCCTTCACGGACGGTTACAATACGTTGCTGGGGCGCGGAGGCATCAATCTTTCCGGCGGACAGAAACAGCGTATCTGCATCGCCCGTGCGTTGCTCCGTAAACCTAAGATACTGATCCTGGATGACAGTACGAGTGCTGTCGATACGGAAACAGAACTGAAAATACGGAATAACCTGAATGCGTTGTTACACGACACGACTGTATTTATCATCACCCAGCGGATCAATACGATGCAATCGGCCGACCGGGTGATCGTACTCGAAGACGGCGAGATCAACGCCATAGGAACTCCGGATGAATTGATCGAAACATCTACCGTTTATCAGGAAATCTATCATTCACAACAAGTATTATTATAG
- a CDS encoding alpha-N-arabinofuranosidase — protein MNTQRSLLAGLLLFAAIPFISAQEKAQMVVNADLGTETISRHIYGQFSEHLGRCIYDGLWVGEDSKIPNTNGVRNDIIAALKHINIPNLRWPGGCFADEYHWRDGIGPRSQRPKMVNTHWGGVTEDNSFGTHEFLNLCEELGTEPYICGNMGSGSVEEMSKWVEYITFDGESPMAKLRKQNGREKPWKVQFWGVGNENWGCGGNMSPEGYAENYRRYATYCRNYGTNHLFKIAGGPNVDDYNWTSTLMKNIPGHMMNGISLHYYTFADSWTNKGNATGFDDNEYFRTIENAAHIEELIERHTAIMDQYDPEKRLGLVIDEWGAWYNVEPGTNPGFLYQQNTLRDALLAGVSLNIFHKHCDRVKMANIAQMVNVLQAMILTEGEKIVLTPTYHVFDMYKVHQDATLLPIEVKCSEYERLGRSLPAVSASASKDKNGAIHISLVNIDPANDIELSCAVRGTNAANVSNAQIITGENVRACNTFDKPENVRLTNFKGAKYKNGELTVKIPAKSLVTIELK, from the coding sequence ATGAATACACAACGAAGTTTGTTAGCCGGGTTATTGCTTTTTGCGGCAATCCCATTTATCTCCGCGCAGGAGAAAGCTCAGATGGTTGTTAATGCCGATCTGGGAACTGAAACGATCAGCCGACATATCTACGGACAGTTTTCCGAACATTTGGGAAGATGTATCTATGATGGCCTTTGGGTAGGGGAAGACTCTAAGATTCCTAATACGAACGGAGTGAGGAACGATATTATCGCCGCCCTTAAACATATTAATATACCTAATCTGCGCTGGCCGGGCGGTTGTTTTGCCGACGAATACCACTGGCGTGACGGTATCGGTCCACGTAGCCAGCGTCCGAAAATGGTCAATACCCATTGGGGAGGCGTTACAGAAGATAACAGTTTCGGAACACACGAATTCCTGAATCTTTGTGAGGAACTGGGAACAGAACCTTATATCTGTGGAAACATGGGTAGCGGTTCCGTAGAGGAAATGTCGAAGTGGGTAGAATATATCACTTTCGACGGAGAAAGCCCGATGGCTAAACTACGCAAACAAAACGGACGTGAGAAACCGTGGAAGGTACAGTTCTGGGGTGTAGGAAACGAAAACTGGGGTTGTGGTGGAAATATGTCCCCCGAAGGATATGCTGAAAACTACCGTCGCTATGCCACCTATTGCCGTAATTACGGAACCAATCATCTGTTTAAGATTGCCGGTGGTCCGAATGTGGACGACTATAACTGGACAAGTACTTTAATGAAGAATATCCCCGGTCATATGATGAACGGTATCTCATTACATTATTATACGTTTGCCGATAGCTGGACCAACAAAGGGAATGCCACCGGATTTGATGATAACGAATATTTCCGTACAATCGAAAATGCTGCACATATCGAAGAATTGATCGAACGACATACCGCGATTATGGACCAGTACGATCCGGAAAAACGTTTAGGTCTAGTCATCGACGAATGGGGGGCCTGGTATAATGTAGAACCGGGAACAAACCCGGGCTTCCTTTATCAGCAAAACACATTGCGTGATGCTTTATTGGCTGGTGTTTCCCTGAATATCTTCCATAAACATTGCGACCGGGTGAAGATGGCGAATATCGCCCAGATGGTAAACGTATTGCAGGCAATGATCCTGACAGAAGGCGAAAAGATAGTCTTGACACCGACATACCATGTCTTCGATATGTATAAAGTACATCAGGATGCCACCTTGCTTCCGATCGAAGTAAAATGCAGCGAATATGAACGTCTTGGACGTAGCCTTCCGGCAGTCAGCGCATCCGCTTCAAAAGATAAAAACGGAGCGATCCATATTTCACTCGTTAATATAGACCCGGCAAACGATATCGAACTGTCTTGTGCCGTACGTGGAACGAATGCTGCAAATGTAAGTAATGCACAGATCATTACAGGAGAGAATGTACGTGCGTGCAATACATTCGATAAACCGGAGAATGTGCGTTTGACAAACTTCAAAGGGGCAAAATACAAAAACGGGGAATTGACCGTGAAGATTCCTGCCAAATCGCTGGTAACTATCGAATTGAAATAA
- a CDS encoding arabinan endo-1,5-alpha-L-arabinosidase, with amino-acid sequence MAAATLVVSGCNFGRQPITPEKNPNPWKDDYTSVSAMKDYRSWGTYNVHDPAGRKIGDTFYLYSTDAIFRENKEEAKEAGVPLGYIQVRKSTDLVNWEFAGWAFPEIPAEAVEHVRSNAGGEGATNIWAPYLVEYKDKFRLYYCVSAFAKSVSYLGMAEASSPEGPWELKGCVVKTDSTSVMNAIDPSVIITENGEHWMVYGSYFGGLYELQLDPETGLAMRSGDQGHCIARRANGKKDNIEAPEIIYNPELKKYYLFVSYDPLMTTYNIRVGRSDKPEGPFFDLFGKEMSEETNNYPVLTHPYRFDNHPGWAGTAHCGVINDNGRYFLMHQGRLSPANQLMDLHVREIFWTKDGWPVVSPERYAGIPQQDFIKDDFVGEWEMILIRDSKYERQLWAGQILWGEGELHDNEVNVSVHYTFTPDGKITGEQEGRWTYTPETGLNIRLGEDEMQGLIPHIGQDWENEMKTILFTGLDSHGFSVWGKRVVSNQNELSMK; translated from the coding sequence ATGGCTGCTGCAACCCTTGTTGTCTCCGGATGCAACTTCGGCAGGCAGCCGATAACACCGGAAAAGAACCCTAATCCGTGGAAAGACGATTACACATCTGTCTCCGCCATGAAGGATTACCGTTCGTGGGGTACTTATAACGTACACGATCCGGCAGGTCGAAAGATAGGGGATACGTTTTATCTCTATTCGACTGATGCCATTTTCCGGGAGAACAAGGAAGAGGCCAAAGAGGCAGGCGTTCCGCTCGGATACATTCAGGTGCGTAAGTCGACGGACCTGGTGAACTGGGAATTTGCCGGTTGGGCTTTCCCGGAAATTCCGGCAGAGGCGGTAGAACATGTCAGAAGTAACGCCGGGGGAGAAGGGGCAACCAATATCTGGGCACCTTATCTGGTTGAGTATAAAGATAAGTTTCGCCTGTATTACTGTGTCTCGGCTTTTGCCAAATCGGTGTCCTATCTGGGGATGGCTGAGGCATCTTCGCCGGAAGGTCCCTGGGAACTGAAAGGTTGTGTAGTGAAAACAGACTCCACTTCTGTCATGAATGCGATCGACCCAAGCGTCATCATAACTGAGAATGGGGAACATTGGATGGTATACGGCTCCTATTTCGGAGGCCTTTATGAATTGCAACTGGATCCGGAAACCGGACTGGCTATGCGTAGCGGAGATCAGGGACATTGTATCGCCCGCCGGGCAAATGGCAAAAAGGATAATATTGAAGCTCCGGAAATAATCTATAACCCGGAATTGAAAAAGTATTACCTGTTCGTCTCCTACGATCCGTTGATGACAACCTATAATATCCGTGTCGGTCGTTCGGATAAGCCGGAAGGTCCTTTCTTCGACCTGTTTGGCAAAGAGATGAGTGAAGAAACCAATAACTATCCGGTTCTGACGCACCCGTATCGTTTCGACAACCATCCGGGATGGGCAGGTACGGCACATTGTGGTGTCATTAATGATAACGGTCGTTATTTCCTGATGCACCAGGGACGCCTTAGCCCGGCTAACCAGTTGATGGATCTCCACGTTCGTGAAATATTCTGGACCAAAGACGGCTGGCCTGTTGTATCGCCGGAAAGATATGCCGGTATCCCGCAACAGGATTTCATAAAGGACGATTTCGTGGGCGAATGGGAAATGATCCTGATCCGCGACAGCAAATACGAACGTCAGCTCTGGGCCGGGCAGATCCTGTGGGGGGAAGGGGAACTGCACGATAATGAAGTGAATGTCTCTGTCCATTATACTTTTACGCCGGATGGGAAAATTACCGGCGAGCAGGAGGGACGCTGGACATACACGCCGGAAACCGGTCTGAATATCCGCCTGGGAGAAGATGAAATGCAAGGACTTATACCACATATAGGACAAGACTGGGAGAATGAAATGAAAACGATCCTGTTTACGGGATTAGACTCCCACGGCTTCTCTGTCTGGGGGAAACGAGTCGTATCAAATCAGAATGAGTTAAGTATGAAGTAA